The following are encoded in a window of Loxodonta africana isolate mLoxAfr1 chromosome Y, mLoxAfr1.hap2, whole genome shotgun sequence genomic DNA:
- the LOC135229086 gene encoding small ribosomal subunit protein eS4, Y-like: protein MSRKGPGGAGQSAELNFSLFGFCGSGPQSTLHRKGRASSPSQRFAMARGPKKHLKRVTAPKHWMLDKLTGVFAPRPSTGPHKLRECLPLMIFLRNRLKYALTGDEVKKICMQRFIRIDGKI from the exons ATGAGTCGGAAGGGACCCGGCGGCGCTGGGCAAAGTGCGGAACTCAACTTCTCGCTCTTCGGGTTCTGCGGCTCAGGACCCCAGAGCACGTTGCACCGGAAGGGGAGAGCTTCCTCTCCTTCGCAGCGTTTCGCCATG GCTCGGGGCCCCAAGAAACACTTGAAGCGGGTTACAGCGCCTAAGCATTGGATGCTCGACAAGCTAACGGGTGTTTTC GCGCCTCGTCCATCGACAGGTCCCCACAAGCTGAGGGAGTGTCTCCCCCTCATGATCTTCCTCAGGAATAGACTCAAGTATGCGTTGACTGGAGATGAGGTAAAGAAAATATGTATGCAGCGCTTCATCAGAATCGACGGCAAGATTTGA